One stretch of Cedecea neteri DNA includes these proteins:
- the phnN gene encoding ribose 1,5-bisphosphokinase — protein sequence MMSKLIWLMGPSGSGKDSLLSALRQQEHARLLVAHRYITRAADAGCENHIALSAKEFEQRQQLGLFALSWQAHEQSYGVGVEMDIWLETGFDVVVNGSRQHLKQARERYGDGLVPICLQVSASVLRQRLEQRGRENAEQIEQRLQRAALYAPEGGDCLVLNNDGSLLQSAELFMRLLAQHRSNVIPLHRKEPRHV from the coding sequence CTGATGAGTAAATTAATCTGGCTGATGGGCCCATCCGGCTCCGGTAAAGACAGCCTGCTGAGCGCCCTGCGCCAGCAGGAGCATGCCAGACTGCTGGTGGCGCACCGCTATATAACCCGCGCCGCCGACGCAGGCTGCGAGAACCACATTGCGCTGAGCGCAAAAGAGTTTGAACAGCGTCAGCAACTGGGGCTGTTCGCCCTGAGCTGGCAGGCGCACGAGCAGTCCTACGGCGTCGGCGTGGAAATGGATATATGGCTCGAGACCGGATTTGACGTGGTGGTTAACGGCTCGCGCCAGCACCTGAAGCAGGCGCGGGAACGCTATGGCGATGGGCTGGTGCCCATCTGCCTGCAGGTTTCTGCCAGTGTGCTGCGCCAACGGCTGGAGCAGCGCGGCAGGGAAAATGCGGAACAGATCGAGCAGCGGCTGCAGCGCGCGGCGCTCTATGCGCCAGAGGGCGGAGATTGTCTGGTACTCAACAACGACGGGAGTCTGCTACAGTCAGCCGAATTATTTATGCGGCTGTTAGCCCAGCACCGCTCGAACGTTATCCCTCTTCACCGCAAGGAGCCCCGCCATGTCTGA